One Alkalicoccus halolimnae DNA segment encodes these proteins:
- the gcvPB gene encoding aminomethyl-transferring glycine dehydrogenase subunit GcvPB → MKENNQSLIFELSREGRIGHSLPELDIERIDVDEMLPAFFQREESAEIPQVSELQLVRHYTALSRRNHGVDSGFYPLGSCTMKYNPKINEDVARYPGFAHLHPYQPESQIQGALELMYKLQRSLEAVTGMDQVTLQPAAGAHGEWTGLMLIRAYHEAKGETQRTKVIVPDSAHGTNPASAVVAGFEALTVRSTEEGLVDLEHLRELTGDDTAALMLTNPNTLGLFERQIKEMASIIHEAGGKLYYDGANSNAILGITRPGDMGFDVVHLNLHKTFTTPHGGGGPGSGPVGVKKDLVPYLPAPVVVEKEGNYAFSYNFPDTIGRVKPFFGNFGINVRAYTYIRTMGPEGLKQVSLQAVLNANYMLRRLQPYFDTPYKQHCKHEFVISGKRQKKLGVRTLDMAKRLLDFGYHPPTIYFPINVEECLMVEPTETESKETLDEFCEAMIQIAKEAENSPETVQEAPHTTVVGRLDETTAARKPVLKYKREEATAAR, encoded by the coding sequence ATGAAAGAGAACAATCAATCTCTAATATTTGAATTAAGCAGGGAAGGCAGAATAGGTCACAGCCTTCCTGAATTGGATATAGAAAGAATAGACGTGGATGAGATGCTGCCGGCTTTTTTCCAGCGTGAAGAATCTGCGGAGATTCCGCAGGTTTCAGAACTGCAGCTGGTTCGTCATTATACAGCGCTCTCCCGCCGCAATCACGGAGTCGATTCCGGATTTTATCCACTTGGTTCATGTACGATGAAGTACAATCCAAAGATCAATGAGGATGTGGCCAGATATCCTGGATTTGCGCATCTGCACCCTTATCAGCCGGAATCCCAGATTCAAGGTGCTCTGGAATTGATGTATAAGCTGCAAAGGTCATTGGAAGCAGTAACAGGAATGGACCAGGTGACTCTTCAACCGGCGGCGGGAGCGCACGGAGAATGGACCGGTTTAATGTTGATACGTGCCTATCACGAAGCAAAGGGTGAGACCCAGCGCACGAAAGTTATCGTACCGGATTCTGCTCACGGGACGAACCCGGCATCTGCTGTAGTGGCTGGTTTTGAGGCATTGACAGTACGTTCCACAGAAGAGGGGCTGGTCGACCTGGAGCACCTTCGTGAATTAACAGGAGACGATACAGCCGCTCTCATGCTGACTAATCCGAATACCCTAGGCCTTTTCGAGCGCCAGATTAAAGAAATGGCTTCTATTATTCATGAAGCAGGAGGAAAGCTCTATTACGATGGAGCAAATTCAAACGCGATCCTGGGGATTACCCGGCCCGGGGATATGGGGTTTGATGTGGTGCATTTAAATCTTCATAAAACTTTTACTACTCCTCACGGAGGAGGAGGGCCTGGCTCAGGACCGGTAGGAGTAAAAAAAGATTTGGTTCCTTATCTTCCGGCACCAGTTGTCGTAGAAAAAGAGGGGAACTATGCTTTCTCTTATAATTTTCCTGATACTATAGGCCGCGTAAAACCTTTTTTTGGGAATTTCGGCATAAATGTACGGGCGTATACCTACATTCGTACAATGGGGCCTGAAGGATTGAAGCAGGTATCTTTACAGGCAGTGTTAAATGCAAATTATATGCTCCGCAGGCTGCAGCCCTATTTCGATACACCATATAAACAGCACTGTAAGCATGAGTTTGTGATATCCGGCAAACGCCAGAAAAAATTAGGCGTTCGTACTTTGGATATGGCAAAACGACTGCTTGATTTCGGGTATCATCCCCCTACTATCTACTTTCCTATTAACGTCGAGGAATGCCTGATGGTGGAGCCGACAGAAACGGAATCCAAAGAAACACTTGATGAATTTTGTGAAGCAATGATTCAGATCGCCAAGGAGGCAGAGAATTCACCCGAAACCGTACAGGAGGCGCCTCATACAACAGTAGTAGGGCGATTGGATGAAACGACTGCAGCGCGGAAACCGGTATTAAAATATAAGCGTGAAGAAGCAACTGCTGCACGCTAA
- a CDS encoding lipoate--protein ligase family protein, whose amino-acid sequence MALDEKLMDWHRKGLIEPVVRFYEWEPATLSLGYFQRIDKDIDLSGVERHGAGLVRRPTGGRAVLHDDELTYSVIVKESHEQMPATVTEAYRVISQGLLEGFRSLELNADFSIPRTDLEKAELRNPRSAVCFDAPSWYEMVVNGKKIAGSAQTRQKGIILQHGSLIRTIDENKLFDMFKFPNERLRNRMQKGFKEKAVPLADLMEELVTVETMKNHFKAGFEKALQIYLQPYQLSSIQLKEVEELAASKYDTKEWTYKY is encoded by the coding sequence ATGGCTCTGGACGAAAAACTGATGGACTGGCACCGGAAGGGACTTATTGAACCGGTAGTCCGTTTTTACGAATGGGAGCCTGCGACCTTGTCACTCGGGTATTTTCAAAGGATAGACAAAGATATTGATTTAAGCGGGGTGGAGCGCCATGGTGCGGGACTTGTCCGCAGACCAACGGGAGGACGTGCCGTACTGCATGATGATGAGCTGACGTACAGTGTAATCGTAAAAGAATCGCATGAACAAATGCCTGCGACTGTGACAGAAGCTTACCGCGTAATTTCCCAGGGCCTTTTGGAAGGGTTTCGATCGCTGGAGTTAAATGCGGATTTTTCTATTCCCAGAACGGATCTGGAAAAAGCAGAACTGCGAAATCCTCGTTCTGCTGTCTGTTTTGATGCACCTTCCTGGTATGAAATGGTCGTAAACGGAAAAAAAATTGCCGGAAGCGCCCAGACCCGCCAGAAGGGAATTATTCTCCAGCATGGTTCTCTTATAAGGACAATTGATGAAAATAAGCTGTTTGATATGTTTAAATTTCCAAATGAACGATTAAGAAACAGAATGCAGAAAGGTTTTAAGGAGAAAGCAGTTCCGCTTGCTGATCTGATGGAGGAGCTTGTCACAGTAGAAACGATGAAAAATCATTTTAAAGCTGGTTTTGAGAAAGCTCTTCAGATCTATCTTCAACCCTATCAACTCAGCAGTATTCAGCTGAAAGAAGTGGAAGAATTGGCAGCATCCAAATATGATACAAAAGAATGGACATATAAATATTAA
- a CDS encoding vitamin B12-dependent ribonucleotide reductase, with amino-acid sequence MSNKQINVDQLNKDIELFPQVYPVTPEMHKNQSGVSRLVMLDRYTFKDTEKKTLKAGDFVVLTVKSDPKFPARGYGFVTEVNWENATAKIAVEEEFHGVLDNPEEKKTGIVERPLATIDKPLEVYYEQIAKRNAAGLSSVESTQEKRQEWFGKFYNELVNMNFVPAGRVLYGAGAETDVTYFNCYVMPFVADSREGISDHRKQVMEIMSRGGGVGTNGSTLRPRNALARGVNGKSSGSVSWLDDIAKLTHLVEQGGSRRGAQMIMLADWHPDILEFIVSKMQNPRILRYLYENTEDEQIKLLIQEKLKFTPFTELEEAMYQSIVNYKHIEGQGGFDPKVIRDAESRLRDGGTYEVNNPEFLTGANISVCITKDFMEAVENGEDYELRFPDVENYSSSEMEAYNREWQEYGDVREWENLGFGIRTYRKIRAQELWNLINICATYSAEPGIFFIDNANEMTNASAYGQKVVATNPCGEQPLAPYSVCNLAAVNLSEMADLNKKEVDFEKLAETVAVGVRMQDNVIDATPYFLEENTRQALGERRVGLGVMGLHDLLIETETTYGSEEGNKLVDKIFETIATTAYRTSIELAGEKGSFPFLEGTNDAETEHLRLRYTETGYMKKMPEDILEGVRKHGIRNSHLLTVAPTGSTGTMVGVSTGLEPYFSFSYYRSGRLGKFIEVKAAILQRYLERHPEQDPDNLPEWFISSMDLTPEAHADVQCVIQKWVDSSLSKTVNAPKGYTVDQVKSVYERLYKGGAKGGTVYVDGSRDAQVLTLKAEENDNYAVDLTGGEEKGETNHPVVLVDTIADLRSTSVNFGSEVGDTCPVCRQGTVEDIGGCNTCTNCSAQLKCGL; translated from the coding sequence ATGTCCAACAAACAAATTAATGTAGATCAGCTGAACAAAGATATTGAACTATTTCCCCAGGTGTATCCTGTTACTCCGGAGATGCACAAAAATCAAAGCGGGGTTTCCCGGCTGGTAATGCTTGACAGGTATACGTTTAAAGACACGGAGAAAAAAACGCTGAAAGCAGGAGATTTTGTTGTTTTAACAGTTAAATCCGATCCTAAATTCCCTGCAAGGGGCTATGGATTTGTAACGGAAGTGAACTGGGAAAATGCGACTGCTAAAATTGCAGTTGAAGAAGAGTTTCACGGAGTTCTGGACAACCCGGAAGAGAAAAAAACGGGAATTGTGGAGAGGCCGCTTGCTACAATCGACAAACCTCTTGAAGTTTACTATGAACAGATTGCAAAACGAAATGCTGCAGGTCTTTCTTCAGTCGAATCCACTCAGGAAAAAAGACAGGAATGGTTCGGGAAATTTTATAATGAGCTTGTCAACATGAACTTTGTTCCTGCAGGCCGGGTGCTTTATGGTGCGGGAGCTGAAACAGATGTAACCTATTTCAACTGCTATGTAATGCCTTTTGTGGCGGACTCCAGAGAAGGAATTTCAGATCATCGCAAGCAGGTGATGGAAATTATGAGCCGTGGTGGAGGCGTGGGAACGAATGGTTCAACACTCCGCCCGAGAAATGCACTGGCCAGAGGAGTGAACGGGAAATCATCCGGATCAGTTTCCTGGCTGGATGACATAGCGAAGCTTACTCATCTCGTCGAGCAGGGAGGATCCAGACGAGGCGCACAGATGATCATGCTCGCTGACTGGCACCCGGATATTCTGGAATTTATTGTATCAAAAATGCAGAATCCAAGGATTCTTAGGTATCTGTATGAAAACACTGAAGATGAGCAGATCAAACTGTTAATTCAGGAGAAGCTGAAATTTACCCCTTTTACGGAGCTGGAGGAGGCAATGTATCAAAGCATTGTTAACTACAAGCACATTGAAGGCCAGGGTGGTTTTGACCCTAAAGTTATCCGGGATGCAGAGAGCAGACTCCGGGACGGCGGCACATATGAGGTGAATAATCCGGAATTTCTTACAGGCGCTAATATTTCCGTCTGTATTACGAAAGATTTTATGGAGGCCGTTGAAAACGGGGAAGATTATGAACTGCGTTTTCCGGACGTTGAAAACTATTCTTCCTCTGAAATGGAAGCTTATAATAGAGAGTGGCAGGAATACGGTGACGTTCGGGAGTGGGAAAATCTCGGCTTTGGTATCCGCACATACAGAAAAATAAGGGCACAGGAACTCTGGAACTTAATTAACATCTGCGCCACATATTCTGCTGAGCCGGGCATCTTTTTTATCGACAATGCGAATGAAATGACAAACGCAAGTGCTTACGGACAAAAAGTAGTGGCTACCAACCCTTGTGGTGAACAGCCTCTTGCACCTTATTCCGTCTGCAATCTCGCGGCAGTAAACCTCTCTGAAATGGCAGATTTAAACAAGAAAGAAGTGGACTTTGAGAAGCTGGCAGAAACGGTGGCAGTCGGTGTGCGGATGCAGGACAATGTGATCGATGCCACTCCGTACTTTCTGGAAGAAAACACAAGGCAGGCTCTCGGCGAACGTCGTGTAGGACTTGGTGTAATGGGTCTGCACGATCTGCTTATTGAGACAGAAACAACATACGGGTCCGAAGAAGGCAACAAACTGGTCGATAAAATCTTTGAAACGATTGCTACAACAGCTTACCGAACGTCTATTGAACTTGCAGGTGAGAAAGGAAGTTTCCCTTTCCTGGAAGGTACGAACGATGCAGAAACAGAGCACCTGCGCCTGCGCTATACAGAGACAGGCTATATGAAAAAAATGCCGGAAGACATACTCGAAGGAGTGCGGAAACACGGTATTAGAAATTCCCATCTTCTTACGGTAGCTCCTACTGGTTCTACGGGAACGATGGTAGGCGTTTCGACGGGACTGGAACCTTACTTTTCTTTTTCTTACTACAGAAGCGGCCGTCTAGGTAAGTTTATAGAAGTGAAGGCAGCTATTCTGCAGCGTTATTTGGAGCGTCATCCGGAGCAGGATCCTGACAATCTTCCCGAATGGTTTATTTCGAGTATGGATCTGACTCCGGAAGCACATGCAGATGTACAGTGTGTCATTCAAAAGTGGGTAGACAGCTCGCTTAGTAAAACAGTAAATGCTCCAAAAGGTTACACAGTGGATCAGGTAAAATCCGTTTATGAAAGGCTTTATAAAGGAGGAGCAAAGGGTGGAACTGTTTACGTCGATGGAAGCAGAGATGCTCAGGTTCTTACTCTGAAGGCGGAAGAAAACGATAACTATGCTGTAGATTTAACTGGAGGAGAAGAAAAGGGAGAAACAAATCATCCTGTCGTACTGGTTGATACGATTGCAGATTTAAGAAGTACGTCAGTTAATTTCGGCAGTGAAGTAGGGGACACTTGTCCAGTCTGCCGTCAGGGGACTGTAGAAGATATTGGAGGTTGCAACACATGCACGAACTGCAGCGCTCAGTTAAAATGCGGATTATAA
- a CDS encoding M24 family metallopeptidase, whose protein sequence is MSKINELRSMFKKSGIDGIIISSTYNRRYMTGFSGTAGTAFITEKEAKLITDFRYTEQAEKQAAEYKIIEHKQPMMDELSSHVKEAGIKRLGFEKNHITYGEFEKFKEKLDVELVPVEGLVEHQRLIKTEEEINIIQEAVNIADRAFTHIQDYIKPGVTEIDVANELEFFMRKQGADSSSFDIIVASGYRSALPHGVASDKTIERGELVTLDFGAYYKGYCSDITRTVAVGKPDEKLLEIYNTVLEAQIRGVNGLKAGITGIEADALTRDYIKDQGYGDFFGHSTGHGMGMEVHEGPGLSFRSEQKLEPGMVVTVEPGIYVSGTGGTRIEDDVLITETGCRILSHSSKELVILD, encoded by the coding sequence ATGTCAAAAATAAATGAACTCCGCAGTATGTTTAAAAAGAGCGGAATCGATGGAATTATCATATCGAGTACATATAACCGAAGATATATGACCGGATTCAGCGGAACCGCCGGTACTGCTTTTATAACAGAAAAAGAAGCTAAACTTATTACAGACTTCCGCTATACAGAACAGGCTGAAAAGCAGGCTGCTGAATATAAAATCATCGAGCACAAACAACCGATGATGGATGAGTTATCTTCCCATGTAAAAGAAGCAGGAATAAAGCGTCTTGGATTTGAAAAAAACCATATTACTTATGGGGAATTCGAAAAATTCAAAGAGAAGCTTGATGTGGAGCTTGTACCGGTTGAAGGATTAGTGGAACACCAGCGTTTAATTAAAACTGAAGAAGAAATTAATATCATACAGGAAGCAGTTAATATAGCTGACAGAGCTTTCACCCATATTCAGGACTACATTAAACCAGGAGTTACAGAAATTGATGTAGCAAATGAATTGGAGTTTTTTATGAGGAAACAGGGAGCCGATTCCTCTTCATTTGATATTATAGTAGCTTCCGGTTATCGTTCAGCCCTCCCGCACGGTGTAGCAAGTGATAAAACCATTGAGCGCGGGGAACTTGTAACACTGGATTTCGGGGCATATTATAAAGGCTACTGCTCCGACATAACGAGAACTGTTGCGGTAGGGAAGCCGGACGAAAAGCTGCTGGAAATTTATAATACAGTTCTTGAAGCCCAGATCCGTGGTGTAAATGGTTTGAAAGCAGGTATTACCGGTATTGAAGCAGATGCTTTAACGAGAGATTATATCAAGGATCAAGGATATGGGGACTTTTTCGGTCATTCAACCGGCCATGGCATGGGCATGGAAGTGCATGAAGGGCCGGGGCTCTCCTTTCGAAGTGAACAGAAACTTGAACCGGGAATGGTCGTAACGGTAGAGCCGGGTATTTACGTAAGCGGGACCGGCGGCACTAGAATCGAAGATGATGTACTTATTACAGAAACAGGCTGCAGGATTTTATCTCATTCTTCAAAAGAGCTGGTCATTTTGGATTAA
- a CDS encoding rhodanese-like domain-containing protein, whose amino-acid sequence MTWWILIIVTIALAVFLLIRMKKPNYLSTLTQEEFTQNYRKAQLIDVREEKEFKTGHILGARNIPLSQLRMRSAEIRPDKPVYLYDQNGTRTVQAAKLIKKKRGAEEIAMLKGGFKKWTGKIKK is encoded by the coding sequence ATGACCTGGTGGATATTGATTATAGTTACGATCGCATTAGCAGTTTTTCTTCTAATCCGTATGAAAAAACCGAACTACCTTTCAACTCTTACTCAAGAAGAGTTTACACAGAATTACCGTAAAGCTCAACTTATTGACGTCCGGGAAGAAAAAGAGTTTAAAACCGGCCACATTCTGGGGGCGAGAAATATACCTCTCTCCCAGTTAAGAATGCGCTCTGCTGAAATCCGCCCTGATAAACCTGTTTATTTATATGATCAAAATGGGACAAGGACCGTTCAGGCTGCGAAGCTTATCAAGAAAAAACGAGGAGCAGAGGAAATTGCCATGCTTAAAGGCGGTTTTAAAAAATGGACGGGAAAAATTAAAAAATAG
- the accB gene encoding acetyl-CoA carboxylase biotin carboxyl carrier protein — translation MLKIQEIRELIKLIDDSSINEFKYEQNGAKVLLKKQGFSQNTVQIKPEQENASKEPAAPVKEINEAPVQAAEVKEDPKEKKESSDHENFHTITSPMVGTFYEAPSPESGPYIKKGDKVNEESIVCIVEAMKLMNEIEAEVNGEIVDILVENGELVEYGQDLFLVKPE, via the coding sequence ATGTTAAAGATCCAGGAAATAAGAGAACTCATCAAATTAATTGATGATTCAAGCATTAACGAATTCAAGTATGAGCAGAATGGAGCCAAAGTACTGTTGAAAAAACAGGGATTCTCTCAAAATACAGTGCAGATTAAACCGGAGCAGGAAAACGCTTCTAAGGAACCAGCTGCACCAGTTAAAGAAATAAACGAAGCGCCTGTGCAGGCTGCAGAAGTGAAGGAAGATCCAAAGGAAAAGAAAGAAAGCAGCGATCATGAGAATTTCCACACGATAACTTCTCCAATGGTAGGCACGTTCTATGAAGCTCCTTCTCCTGAATCGGGGCCTTATATTAAAAAGGGCGATAAAGTGAACGAAGAAAGTATAGTATGTATTGTAGAAGCAATGAAATTGATGAATGAAATTGAGGCTGAAGTAAATGGAGAAATAGTAGATATTCTCGTAGAAAACGGGGAGCTTGTTGAATACGGCCAAGATCTGTTTCTCGTAAAGCCGGAATAG
- the mntR gene encoding transcriptional regulator MntR encodes MPTPSMEDYLERIYQLIDEKGYARVSDIAGALEVHPSSVTKMVQKLDAEEYLIYEKYRGLVLTSKGKKIGKRLVFRHELLEEFMRMIGVDDKRIYKDVEGIEHHLSWEAIDRIGDLVQYFEEDSSRLNDLRNVQQKNDNP; translated from the coding sequence ATGCCGACACCGAGTATGGAAGATTATCTCGAAAGAATATACCAACTGATAGACGAAAAAGGATATGCAAGAGTTTCCGATATAGCTGGAGCTCTGGAGGTTCATCCTTCTTCAGTTACAAAAATGGTTCAGAAACTGGATGCAGAAGAATACTTAATTTACGAAAAGTACCGGGGTCTGGTCTTAACCTCAAAAGGTAAAAAAATTGGGAAGAGACTGGTTTTTCGTCATGAACTTCTGGAGGAGTTCATGAGAATGATAGGTGTCGATGATAAGAGAATATATAAAGATGTCGAGGGAATTGAACATCATTTGAGCTGGGAAGCAATAGACCGTATCGGAGATCTTGTGCAGTATTTTGAAGAAGACAGCAGCAGACTGAATGATCTCCGCAACGTTCAGCAGAAAAACGATAATCCTTAA
- a CDS encoding SA1362 family protein, whose translation MVRKRIHPVLFVVIGLAVLGIGGKLIQDPGGFITSIFVTIGIITLFILLFRRFIQPRLMQQQSGFKTPVKKTSRSAGAAAVKSKPKPKRSTTPLKTVKQEKRSPKPLIKRQSDVKLTVIEGKKNTKKKSRALF comes from the coding sequence ATGGTCCGCAAACGTATTCATCCTGTCCTTTTCGTAGTCATTGGTCTGGCCGTCCTTGGAATAGGTGGGAAATTAATACAGGATCCCGGAGGCTTTATTACAAGTATCTTTGTTACTATCGGGATTATCACGTTATTTATTTTGTTATTCCGCCGTTTTATTCAGCCCCGGCTCATGCAGCAGCAATCCGGATTTAAGACTCCGGTAAAAAAGACCAGCAGATCTGCCGGCGCTGCTGCAGTGAAAAGCAAACCGAAACCGAAACGGAGCACAACTCCGTTAAAAACGGTCAAGCAGGAGAAGCGAAGTCCTAAACCACTTATCAAAAGACAGTCCGATGTGAAACTGACAGTTATCGAAGGTAAAAAGAACACAAAGAAAAAGAGCCGGGCACTGTTTTAA
- the gcvPA gene encoding aminomethyl-transferring glycine dehydrogenase subunit GcvPA, whose protein sequence is MNEFRYLPMTEEDQSEMLETIGVKELKELFEDIPDDIKFQGELAVEPALHEMALIKEMQRLAGKNVNIKDYPSFLGAGVYEHYIPSVVNHMLLRSEFFTAYTPYQPEISQGELQGIFEFQSMICELTAMDLANSSMYDGPTALTEAAMMSCGQTKKKEILVSKTVHPEAIEVLKTNASGQNLKVVEIEENNGLINIEDLEKKFGDQTACVIVQYPNFFGEIEDLEKIEKITHSNKSHFIVSSNPLSLGILQPPGAFGADVVVGDAQPFGIPTQLGGPHCGYFAVNKKLMRKVPGRLVGQTTDDKGERGFVLTLQAREQHIRRDKATSNICSNQALNALGASIAMSAIGKYGLKEMAEQNMQKAHYAKKMLEAKGVRVITQGYFFNEFVVEFSRSAKEVNELLFEKGIIGGLDLGRFFENKQNQMLIAVTELRTKEEIDALAAELEGVR, encoded by the coding sequence ATGAACGAATTTCGCTATCTGCCCATGACAGAAGAAGATCAGTCTGAGATGCTGGAAACGATTGGAGTAAAGGAACTTAAAGAACTCTTTGAAGATATTCCTGATGATATAAAATTTCAAGGAGAGCTGGCAGTAGAGCCGGCTCTTCACGAAATGGCACTTATTAAGGAAATGCAGAGACTGGCAGGGAAAAATGTTAATATTAAGGACTATCCTTCCTTTCTCGGAGCCGGAGTTTACGAGCATTATATTCCTTCCGTAGTCAATCATATGCTCCTACGTTCGGAATTTTTTACCGCATATACCCCTTATCAGCCGGAAATTTCTCAAGGAGAACTGCAGGGAATATTTGAGTTTCAATCAATGATTTGTGAATTAACGGCAATGGACCTTGCCAATTCCTCTATGTATGATGGGCCGACGGCTTTAACAGAAGCGGCGATGATGAGCTGCGGGCAGACGAAAAAGAAAGAAATACTCGTTTCGAAAACTGTTCATCCTGAAGCAATAGAAGTATTAAAAACTAATGCCAGCGGGCAGAATCTCAAAGTTGTCGAAATTGAAGAAAACAACGGTTTGATTAATATCGAAGATCTTGAAAAAAAGTTTGGGGATCAGACGGCCTGTGTCATTGTGCAGTACCCCAACTTTTTTGGTGAGATTGAAGATCTTGAAAAAATAGAGAAAATTACTCATTCCAATAAAAGTCATTTTATTGTTTCCTCTAACCCGCTGAGTCTGGGGATCCTTCAGCCGCCGGGTGCGTTTGGTGCGGATGTCGTCGTAGGAGACGCTCAGCCTTTTGGAATTCCAACCCAGCTTGGAGGACCTCACTGCGGTTATTTTGCTGTAAACAAAAAATTGATGCGGAAAGTACCCGGCCGTCTTGTCGGACAAACGACGGATGACAAAGGGGAAAGAGGATTCGTTCTGACACTGCAGGCGCGGGAGCAGCATATAAGACGTGATAAAGCTACAAGCAACATATGTTCCAATCAGGCTCTGAACGCTCTTGGTGCTTCTATTGCAATGAGTGCTATAGGCAAATACGGCTTAAAAGAAATGGCAGAACAAAATATGCAGAAGGCTCATTATGCAAAAAAAATGCTGGAAGCTAAAGGTGTGCGGGTAATTACGCAGGGATATTTCTTTAATGAGTTTGTAGTGGAATTCTCGAGGTCTGCGAAAGAAGTAAATGAACTGCTTTTTGAAAAAGGAATAATTGGAGGTCTTGATCTGGGCAGATTTTTCGAAAATAAACAAAATCAGATGCTTATTGCTGTTACAGAGCTCCGTACGAAAGAAGAAATCGATGCTCTAGCAGCTGAATTGGAGGGAGTACGATGA
- the efp gene encoding elongation factor P produces MISVNDFKTGLTIETDNDIWQVLEFQHVKPGKGAAFVRSKLRSLRSGNTQEKTFRAGEKVEKAHIENAKMTYLYSNGDTHAFMDTSSYEQIELQTKQIERQLKFLKENMEVSVLMYGHEILGVEPPQAVELEVTETEPGIKGDTASGGTKPATLETGLTVQVPFFVNQGDMLVIDTREGKYVSRA; encoded by the coding sequence ATGATATCAGTAAACGATTTTAAAACAGGTTTAACGATTGAAACGGATAATGACATTTGGCAGGTGCTGGAATTCCAACATGTAAAACCCGGAAAAGGAGCGGCATTCGTACGTTCTAAACTACGGAGTCTTCGATCAGGCAACACTCAGGAAAAGACTTTCCGGGCTGGCGAAAAAGTGGAAAAAGCTCACATTGAAAACGCAAAAATGACCTATCTTTATTCAAACGGTGATACGCATGCTTTTATGGATACGAGTTCCTATGAACAAATTGAGCTGCAGACGAAACAAATTGAGCGCCAGCTGAAGTTTCTAAAGGAAAATATGGAAGTCAGTGTACTTATGTACGGTCATGAAATTCTCGGAGTCGAGCCTCCGCAGGCAGTGGAACTGGAAGTTACAGAAACGGAACCCGGAATAAAAGGAGACACAGCTTCAGGAGGCACGAAGCCAGCCACTCTAGAAACAGGACTTACTGTTCAGGTTCCATTTTTTGTGAATCAAGGAGATATGCTGGTTATTGACACACGTGAAGGAAAGTACGTATCAAGGGCGTAA